GTGTTTTCTTTGAAAACGATGCAGACTTTGCAACGATTGAAGCAGCAATGGAAAGAATCTTCCCAGAAACTGACGTTGGACCAGGAGCTAAAGGGCTCGGTGCAGCTTACTTCTTAGACGGACAACTCGCTGGAGCATACGGCTTTAACTCAAAAGAATATATGCAAGGACCTTTCCACGAAGGACTTCCAACTCAAGGGTATCAGTCACACTTAAACCGTGCAGAATACTTCAGACTCGGTGTTAAAAAACTTCAAGAAGAAGCAAAAAGTCGTCACGACGAAAGCTTTTCTCAACTCGATGAAAAGAAACAAGATGAAATTCTAAAAGACTTCCAAGAAGGTAAAGTTGACTTTGGTGTACCAAAATCAACAGCAACTTCAAGTTACTTCTTTACGATGCTACGTTCAGCAACTCTAGAAGGTGCATACTGTGATCCAATTTACCACGGTAACAGAAACATGGAAGGCTGGAAAATGAAACAATTCCCAGGCCACCAGCACTCATACTTAGACGTAATTGAATCAGATGAATTTATGGACATTGAACCATTACCAAACTTTGGTTAAAAGGAGAATTATTAAATGGCGAAAGAACTAGAAAAAGTAGATGTACTCACAGTCGGAGCCGGCTGGACAGGGGGCATTGTTGCAGCAGAGGCAGCAAAAGCAGGATTAAAAGTACTCAGCCTTGAAAGAGGTAAAGAAAGAGGTACAGCAGATTATCAACACGTACACGACGAATTAAAATATGCGATTCGTTATGAATTAATGCAAGACACTTCTAAAGAAACTGTTACATTTAGAAACAGTCCAGATCAAAAAGCATTACCAATGCGTCAACAAGGATCATTCTTACTCGGTGACAACGTCGGTGGTGCAGGAACACACTGGAATGGTTGGGTATACAGATTTTTACCATATGACTTTGAGATCGCATCTAAAACGAAAGAGAGATACGGTGAAGACAGACTTCAAGAAAAAGACGGATACCGTTTTAGGGACTGGGGTATTACGTATGACGAGTTAGAACCATACTTTACACAATTTGAACAAACAGCTGGTATCGGTGGAACAGTGAACCACTTCGAAGGTAAAAGAAGTAAAGACTATCCGAACGGTCCAATGATTAAAACTAAAATCATGAAAATTTTTGAAGACGCGACGAAGGATATGGGTTATCATCCTCACTTTTTACCATCTGCAAATATGTCAGCAGCGTATGAAAACCCAGATGGTGAAAAAATGAATCCATGTCAATATTGTGCGTTCTGTGAACGCTTCGCGTGTGAATACGACGCGAAAGCAACACCAGAAGTAACTGTGTTAAAAACAGCACGTCGTCACGATAACTTTGAATTACGTACACATTGTAACGTTGTAGAAGTTTTAACAGATGACAAAGATAAATCAAAAGTTACGGGTGTTAAATACGTTGACACACTTACGAAAGAAGAATTCATTCAACCTGCGGATATCGTCGTATTAACAAGTTATATATTTAACAACTACAAATTACTTGCGGTATCTGACATCGGTGAACAGTACGATCCGAAAACTGAAAAAGGTACGTTAGGACGTAACTATTGTTACCAAACTTCAGGTGGAGCAACTGGATTCTTTGATGAACAGTTCAACACATTCATGGGCGCAGGAGCGTTAGGTATGTCAATGGATGACTATAACGGTGATAACTTTGACCATGAAGATGTAGATTTCTTACATGGCGGAAGTATTACGGTAATTCAGTCAGGTGTCCGTCCTATTTTAACGAACCCTACTAAAAGTGGTACGCCTTCATGGGGTGCAGAATTTAAAGACGAGTCAATTAAACAATTCACACGTTCATTCTATGTTGGTGGTCAATGCGCAACTAGCCCACATAAAGATAACTACTTAGATCTTGATGAGAATTATAAAGATGTATTCGGTGTGCCGCTCGTTAAGTTAACTTATAACTTTACAGATATGGACCGTAATCGTAACAAATACCTAGCAGAGCGTAGTGTTGAAATCTTAGAGAAAATGGGTGCTAAACATATCGACATGGACCCAGACCTAGGAGATTACGATATCGTACCTTATCAAACAACACACAACACGGGTGGTACTACGATGGGAGACGACCCTGAGACTTCAGTTGTTAACAACTGGTTACAACACTGGGACAGAGATAACCTATTCGTAGTTGGAGCAGGAAACTTTGCACATAACTCTGGTTACAACCCAACAGGAACAGTCGGTGCATTAGCATACCGCTGTGCAGAAGGTGTTATTAAGTATCATAAAGATAAAAAACGTTTAGAGAAGTAAATTAATTTATATGAGACTGTAGATGTTTTCTACAGTCTTTTTTCTTTATCGTCAACGAATAGAGATACAATTTAACGCAACACGCAATTGCGTAAACGACTATGCAATTAATTTTACGCAAATCAAAATTTACGAGTTTTTTCATCTGAAAGACAGGTCGGAAATGTATCAGAGGTGCCGTTAGCACGTTTAATTTAACGCAAATCGCTTTTGCGTAAAAGAGTAGTTCATCTATTTGACAATTACGCCGTTTGCGTGAAATAAACAGAGGTCCGTTTAACACAAATCGTTTTTGCGTAAAAAGGTAATTCATCTATTTAACGATTACGCTGTTTTGGATCAACTATACGCAGGTTAGAAAATAAAACCGCTTCAATCAGCTACAACCACGTTTATAATCTTTTATATCAACACAATGTGTACTATAATAGATAGATGATTTAATGCGTTATTTTTAAAAATTCGTTGATTGGATTAGGTGGTACATATTTATGTCTAACAATGATGAATATAAAGAAGTACAAGTGAGACGAAAGCGTAAAAAGCTAACTCAAGAAGATAATATGGCGCCTTTAATGGACCATATTCTCGATTTAAGATCGGTCGTTATTAAATCAGCAATCACTGTCGTTTTATGCTTTATTGTGATTTTTGCGACGGTCGGTTGGTGGTTTCCATACGTGTCAAAGGGTGCGAATATTGTCGTATTAGGACCTTTTGAGGTTATTCGTTTTTACTTACAGACAGCTGGTGCGATTAGTATTGGGTTATCAATACCGTTTATTTGTTGGTTCTTATGGGGCTTTATGAAACCAGGACTCGTCGAAAAAGAGACGATGTTTATTAAAAGTTCGTTACCAGGAATGTTAATTTTATTTATAGCAGGTTTACTATTTGGATACTTTGTCGTTCACCCGGTCAGTTATTTCTTTTTAATTTCACTCGGAGAAAAGAACTTTGAAGTAATTGTTACTGCAGATGAATATATGAGATTTTTACTGATGACGACCATTCCGTTTGGGTTAATATTCCAACTGCCTGTTGTCATACTATTTTTAAATTATATTGGATTATTAAATGCAGAAATGATGGTCGCTATAAGAAAATACGTCTATTTTGGACTATTAGTTTTAACGGCGATTATTATGCCTCCAGACGTATTTACACATTTAATAACTTTAACGCCAATGATTGTGTTGTATGAGATTAGTATCGTACTTATAAGAAGACGTGAAAGACGACAACAAAAACGTGCAGAATAAATACGCCTCTAGGGGCGTATTTTATTTTCATTAATGTATAATTAAATCAAACCGTTAGAGGTGAGAACATGAAAACTGAACAACTAATTTCATTACTAAAAATAAAAGAAATATATGGGACGTTACCGGAAGATGTATTCGATATTACAATCGACTCTAGAGAAGTATCTGAAGGAACGATATTTGTCGCGTTAAAAGGTGCAACGACAGACGGTTTTGATTATATCGATCAAGCGATTGAAAAAGGCAGTAAGATGATATTATCAGACCGAAATAGGGAATTACCTGAAGGCGTTGGGTTATTAAAAGTGAAAGACCCAGTAAAAGTGTCTGCGCTTTTTGCAGAATACTTATATGACTTCCCGCATGAAAGTATGACGATGGTCGGTGTCACTGGGACGAATGGTAAGACGACTGTTTCAACGATGATTCATAACTTAAGTATGAGTATGAATAAAAAAAGTGCATATTTAGGAACGAATGGATTTATGATTAATGAAGATACGTATCCATCGTTAAATACGACACCTGAGACGACTCGTTTGCATAAAAATTTTAATGAAGCGGTAAAAAAAGAAACTGAAGTATTTACGATGGAAGTGTCGAGTCACGCACTAAAGCTTGGGCGTACGTTTGGTGTGGATTTTGATATTGTGATATTTACGAATTTAACACAAGATCATTTGGATTTTCATGAAACGATGGAAAACTACGGGTTCACTAAAGGGCTACTCTTTTCTCAACTCGGTCAAGATTTAAAAAAGACAAAATACGTCATATTAAACAATTCTGATCCGTGGTCAAAAGAATATGCTACGATGACACCTTATGAAGTGATTTCATATGGATTAGATGAAAGTGCAGATTTTTATCCGACAAATATTAAAGGAAGTCTAGAAGGTACGACGTTTACGTTACACACGCCAGACGGTGAGTTTTATGTAGAATCACCATTTGTTGGAGATTACAATATTGAAAATTTAATATGTGCGATTATAAGTGAATGGTTACAAGGGTACGATTTAAATGATGTGATTGAAGCAATTAAACAGATGAAAGCTGTATCTGGTCGTTTAGAAGTGTTAGACAATGAATTACCGATTCATTTAATCATCGACTTTGCACATACGCCAGATGCGTTAGAAAAAGTCATTCAAACAATTCGTCCGTTTAACGATGGTAAATTGATTACAGTGTATGGAATGACTGGTGAAAGAGATTATTCAAAAGCCGAAGAGATGGGTCGTATTGCGAGTCTGTCAGATTATGTCGTAATCACTGTTGATAATCCGGGTAATGACGATAAAAACATGTTAATTGATATCGTCGAAAAAGGGATGACACACGATAATTACACGACAGAAATCGACCGTGAACAAGCGATAAAAATC
Above is a genomic segment from Nosocomiicoccus massiliensis containing:
- the tatC gene encoding twin-arginine translocase subunit TatC — its product is MSNNDEYKEVQVRRKRKKLTQEDNMAPLMDHILDLRSVVIKSAITVVLCFIVIFATVGWWFPYVSKGANIVVLGPFEVIRFYLQTAGAISIGLSIPFICWFLWGFMKPGLVEKETMFIKSSLPGMLILFIAGLLFGYFVVHPVSYFFLISLGEKNFEVIVTADEYMRFLLMTTIPFGLIFQLPVVILFLNYIGLLNAEMMVAIRKYVYFGLLVLTAIIMPPDVFTHLITLTPMIVLYEISIVLIRRRERRQQKRAE
- a CDS encoding GMC family oxidoreductase, with the protein product MAKELEKVDVLTVGAGWTGGIVAAEAAKAGLKVLSLERGKERGTADYQHVHDELKYAIRYELMQDTSKETVTFRNSPDQKALPMRQQGSFLLGDNVGGAGTHWNGWVYRFLPYDFEIASKTKERYGEDRLQEKDGYRFRDWGITYDELEPYFTQFEQTAGIGGTVNHFEGKRSKDYPNGPMIKTKIMKIFEDATKDMGYHPHFLPSANMSAAYENPDGEKMNPCQYCAFCERFACEYDAKATPEVTVLKTARRHDNFELRTHCNVVEVLTDDKDKSKVTGVKYVDTLTKEEFIQPADIVVLTSYIFNNYKLLAVSDIGEQYDPKTEKGTLGRNYCYQTSGGATGFFDEQFNTFMGAGALGMSMDDYNGDNFDHEDVDFLHGGSITVIQSGVRPILTNPTKSGTPSWGAEFKDESIKQFTRSFYVGGQCATSPHKDNYLDLDENYKDVFGVPLVKLTYNFTDMDRNRNKYLAERSVEILEKMGAKHIDMDPDLGDYDIVPYQTTHNTGGTTMGDDPETSVVNNWLQHWDRDNLFVVGAGNFAHNSGYNPTGTVGALAYRCAEGVIKYHKDKKRLEK
- a CDS encoding UDP-N-acetylmuramoyl-L-alanyl-D-glutamate--2,6-diaminopimelate ligase translates to MKTEQLISLLKIKEIYGTLPEDVFDITIDSREVSEGTIFVALKGATTDGFDYIDQAIEKGSKMILSDRNRELPEGVGLLKVKDPVKVSALFAEYLYDFPHESMTMVGVTGTNGKTTVSTMIHNLSMSMNKKSAYLGTNGFMINEDTYPSLNTTPETTRLHKNFNEAVKKETEVFTMEVSSHALKLGRTFGVDFDIVIFTNLTQDHLDFHETMENYGFTKGLLFSQLGQDLKKTKYVILNNSDPWSKEYATMTPYEVISYGLDESADFYPTNIKGSLEGTTFTLHTPDGEFYVESPFVGDYNIENLICAIISEWLQGYDLNDVIEAIKQMKAVSGRLEVLDNELPIHLIIDFAHTPDALEKVIQTIRPFNDGKLITVYGMTGERDYSKAEEMGRIASLSDYVVITVDNPGNDDKNMLIDIVEKGMTHDNYTTEIDREQAIKIAIDYAEPGDTVFLAGKGREPYQIMENHIKEPHRDDLIALNFAYKKYNFPGYEN
- a CDS encoding gluconate 2-dehydrogenase subunit 3 family protein, translating into MADEKQFSRRDFLKTTGVATGGIIGGSLLGGLIGFNLDGKSSDSSKDSSDQGGGDSHGGHDGNGDGGMFNVPDKGRVFFENDADFATIEAAMERIFPETDVGPGAKGLGAAYFLDGQLAGAYGFNSKEYMQGPFHEGLPTQGYQSHLNRAEYFRLGVKKLQEEAKSRHDESFSQLDEKKQDEILKDFQEGKVDFGVPKSTATSSYFFTMLRSATLEGAYCDPIYHGNRNMEGWKMKQFPGHQHSYLDVIESDEFMDIEPLPNFG